Below is a window of Cataglyphis hispanica isolate Lineage 1 chromosome 14, ULB_Chis1_1.0, whole genome shotgun sequence DNA.
ataatatagcaatgcagtataatttttaaatgatttgaatttttaatctttaaaaaaaaccattcttgaacaatatataatatttatgcacaagtatattgtacaattgttttgcgaaaaatatgttcaatcatttttatatgctgAATAGATGTATtgaataagtaattaaataataatcactcTTACCTcaaattttcgtaattttaatcttgattttgttgcattaaagaaaatatcatgCTGCGTTATTATTTGTCCATCACTATTACTCAATTCTTTGGCTTTTAAAATAGCAAGATCAATATCCTGAATTCTTGCttttatctcaatatttttcatttttataattgttgaaatttGTAGAAATCAGCTTaaacttgtaaataaaatttataataaataagaattttgcaATATGCTTATGTGCgatttacttattgttagtgtgttgtttcctttttttataattttctcaaaagatGAGCTTcacgttattatatttataaaatattttaaatcctttttttttcatgtatctATTGTTTGTTTACCTCTTATTATACTTTTCAAATATCCACAGTTCTCAAACGTAATTCTATGTCATGATGCACGAATATCTAGATGCGGCTCACCGATGTGTATTCTTTGTAGATGAATTCCTTTGATCCcaatatagatatagaaaGCACGAATTGCTTTTATCCAATCTGCAACGTAAACGAAAAATACATACTCTTATTTCTTCGCTCTGATTGGTCATTGAAACGCTTTGAAGTGTCAAAACGGAGCACGCTCAAGGAAGACGGCCGAGTGGTGGGAAAGATCACTTCAGACTCCGGACTCCGACATCTCTAGCATCACTGCACAGCGGAAAAAAGAAAGTGGGCATTTTACGGATAGCAAGGACACAGCTGGGGGCAGCCGCGCAGATAAGCCAGCGGCACCGACGACGGGCGAATGTCGAGCGAATTTCTCAGCGTGCGAAGGAGATGCGCGTGTCAGGAGACCGCGGGGAAATGAGTAAGGACGAGTCGGCCGATACGTGGGTCATGAGTCGCGCAAAATGAGGAAATTGTGTAACGCTACGGTGGAGGCCCGAACAACGGACTGCCTCGAAGTCACGAGACGTCTGCACAAGTAAGTGATAATCATGCGTGCCATTCCGTCCGTATCCACTATCGCGAAAGTAATattcctttttaaaaataatttcgtcgCTCTGTGAGTGTAAATATTTTCGCTAACACATCGTGAAAGAGCGACGAAGGTGACAAAGTCATTTTGGAGAGATGTAAACCTAACCCACTGTTCTATACGCGCCATGCTTGTTTCTTATCATTCGCACGTTTCTCGaactttatgaaaattttgcgCCCTCTACTAGATAcgattaatctatttttagtCGTTAAAATCTCTAATTGTACATTTATGTACCATCTCTCTTCcagtattatgtaataatagataaatatataaaaaaatcacagcTAAGCAtctatttttgataaagatcTTGCATGATATTATgcaaacatattaattaattctttaataaaataatatgcattatatttgcaaGGAGCGTGACAGAGATTGTCAAGAAATTGGATGAACAGAAAAATCGTGCTCTAACAGTAAGCGATATATTTGTCCCATCAGGAGAAGTGTTACGTGTGAAACTTAAAGATTACTGTGAGAGATTGATATTGAAAGATCCTGTTGGAAATGTGCATAAAATAGAGGAATTATTGTGGAGGAAAGCCTTTTATGATGTTGTTTATACAgccaaaaaaattagaaaggtaatattaataatctaatatattaaataataaaaattaacaataatgatacatgtgaaagaataatatcatgttatgaaagaatatataaacattgtactcattatattttatgcagtattacattttatatcaaaatttttttctaattcacATTATGTTTCAGGGTAATATCTGGAATGATTCGGAAAAAGCATTATTGTCGGTTCATTTGGCAGTGGGTGTGGGATATTATCATCATTTGATACTCAGGCTACAAATAGAATATGATTTAGACCTTGTTGGTGTTGTTGATTTTGCATTCATTCAAAATGAAAGTGTTTCGTCATATGTAAGTAAACATATGGAAAGAGTAGATAtccgtaaatttttttttaatatggcGATATAACgaggattataaattaaatgatattaaaataaaaataaatttaataggcAAGAACTAAGACTGGACAATTTAAAACTCATACCAAGGAAGTTAAACAATGTGTCATGCGTTTGATCCATCGAAGCTTGGTATGCCTTGGAGACCTGACCAGGTACAAATTAGAATTAGATTCAAATTGGGATCCAATGATAGCAaacagatattataaaatggctATAGCCATTGATCCAAATATTGGTATGCCTTATAATCAGCTTGGTACTATAGCGGGCAGCAAAAATTATGGATTGGATGCAGTCTATCATTATATGAAAaggttgatattaataataaatattaatacaaataatatataaattatttttataaaaattacaatcatatgattattttgtaGTGTTTTATGTCCTGAATCATTTGAAGGAGCAGAAGGGAATTTAAAGAGAACCATAATAACTCAATCTCTCTGTACAGATGAAAACAATTCTGTCCATCACTGTGTGAcgcgattattttctttattacgtTTATGGGATTATGAAAATCCAAATTCTGATAGAATAAATCAGGAATGCCAggtttgtaatatatacaaagtgaGATATTATCTGCCgctaattttgtataaatatttttcgaaattaggTTATAATggtgcttaatttttttctataggaTCTTTTAAATGACATAGAGAAATGTTTAACAATGGAACAAATTGAGCCAAATAACGCAAATTGCCTTGAAAATATGGATAGTATAGAGACATATCTTCAACATTGCAAAAACAGACCAACACTTTATTTAACAGATGACATGGTGTTTAAGATTGTGACAATATGCTTAATGTCAATTTCTAGATTAAAGAGCAAAGAATCTAGCGAAGTGCAGGGTGTTGTTGCTATAACTTTGGCAATACTATCACAATTACtggaatttataataacgagACTGCAAAACATTGTCATAGACATGGCAGTGCCTGATACAGAAGCAATCGCAAAAGCAGATATGTATTCTACAAAATTGAAGAATGCACAAGGAAGTCAAGAATCATTCAAGCAAAAAAACAATAGAGATTATACAGAAGGAGAAGATTCTGCTCTGAGCAATGACAATAATGTACTCAACTTAGATGAAACTAacaaagcaaaattatcagataataatGAAATCGCGAACAAAGGCCCCAAAAAGATTCGCGACAAATCGAAAAGTCTTCTCAGCAAATTGCGTAGACGAAAAAGGAGAACTAGCTCCGATTCGGACGCAAGCGATATAGAACAATCGACGTTGGCATCGTCCAGCGATGAGATCAATTCAGATGTGTCTGAGACAGAAGGGGATGATGCATTGAGCGAAGAAAATGCCATATTATCAGATGATAATACCGACGACGAAGAGCCATCACCAGCGAATAATATCCAGAATGCAGAAAACATGACGCAAAAAGAAATGAACGGTCACGTTAGCGATATCGCTAACAAAACGGATAATTGCGACGGAGGCGATCATTTAGTTAATGGCAAGCAGCACACGACTGATCAGCAAACAGATTCAAAAACGATAAGTGATAAAGATTCCGTAACGAATTCCAGCAGCGTTGTAACGATCACGACGAACGCGAGCTCAAGCAGTACTTTCGAGGACAACAATCGCTTATGCGGCGTGAACAATGTTGTCTGTTACACGGCACAATTGAAGAAGCGGAGCTTAAAACCGGAcgatattctaaatatattgatcGACAAGGAAATGCTTATGTCTATCAAAGTATGCTGTGATTGGCTGCGAAGTAATCCAGACATTGTAAGGATATGTGCCAAGAGAACATTGCTAAAACGTTTTACAATCTTATTGAATTTGATCAACATGGACACCGAGGCTCTCGTACGAAAAACCGATGATTTTACGATTCTGTCGAACATGGAGAAATTAAAAGAGTACGTGAAAACGGTACCTCTGCCAGAAGATATTGATCTCAGGGGATTGAATTTGCTGGAAGATGCTCATAAATCTCTCGATTGGCAGATActgcgtaaatataaaatgaataagcGGGAGGAGACGCTTCTGAGAGCATTGAAGCTAATCGAATTTGGACATCATCTTAGTTCTGTCGAGAATTCGGGTGTGCAATACGATCAGACGGAACGATTATTCGTGGCGACGGATCCATGTCCCTCGAACGCTTCAAAAGTTATCGGTCTAGACGAAAAGAACTTCGGGCCTGAACATTCGAAGGGGAAGCTTATGAGACATATGGGTAAATTATGGTTAAAGGCCGAGGTTCGAGCTCTAGAGAGTCAGTTACGATCTCGATTGATGTCGCCATATCTCGTACCCGATCATGAAGCGTTAGCCAAACATACACCGGCTCTTAAGCGCTTAGTATATGCCAAGAAGTTTATAGTGGTGATTCCCGCAGTTGGTgagtaaatttattgaaaaaaacataaaggaaatggaaaaaaaatatctcattagTGAATTTAGTGATACATTATAAACATCATTATTGTTTGATGTACTGatgttatttctatttatagttGTCTCTGCTTTGGACGAAGTGAAACGCGTAAGCGCCCAAGCGAGAGAAGCGACGCGATGGTTGGAAACACAATTGAGACGTGGCTCAAGATTCTTGCGGGCGCAGAGACCTCACGAACGTTTGGCGCTTCCATTGATAAAAGGACCAAAACCGAAGGACAAGGAGGCATGGTTATTTTTCCAGATAATAGAATGTTGTCACTATCTTACTCAGCAAGCAAAAGTTGGTTTCACCAGTGACGGAGAGACACCAGTTGTAACCCTCTTGACTGGTTGTAATTTGGATGACAGAAAAGCTTTGACTTTTAGTCCCGATGGATTAGCGAAAAGTGCAGGTAGTTAttctttccatttctttttttttccttatttttagaattaattcatattcattaattaatttatatataatatatataattaaatcgattatctatgaaaagaaatttttatatggtattttcaaaaagtatATGTCCTGACttcaattataattgtcattatactatcattttaaattaagagaaattgaaatttttatggcaaaatatgatatttggTTTGATCtacgtttattttatataggcgTTAATCTGGAGCATATAGAATCGTTTCAAACAAAGTGGAAATCGTCGGTTAAAAGCCATGGTTGAGCAAAAAATCACATGTACGTGATCATCTGCTGTTATTCTCAGTCGATTCTCAGCCGATCGGAAGGCGAGCACGGCAAGAGGGTTGGAAACCCACGCATATAAAACGGAAAATTGACAGAGTTGTACCGCTATAAAATCGGTGTCAATAGAATGTCCTTTTCCATCACACGCAGCAAAACTCTAAGtaataaaatgacaatttttctctttctaaccATTCATATCGTCATTTATGTTTAAaggaattgtatttttaagtaaacgtttttaaataattagacaCCAATGTATTCTCATCAGCCCTATTATCTGTCCGGAGAATTGTAGCTGTTCATAGATGTGAATTAATATGCTATTGAAGAACAGGAAGCATGATTTAAGCAATATCCATTCATATCTATTGAAGCAAGCGAAAGGAACTATCTAAACGCTttggataatattaattacttgaaaTGTATTAACcttgtagatataaaaaaagataagtaaTAGTGTTGTACACAGATTTGATTAGTCGTCATTAATTATCAGCAGGTATTTTCGCATTCAATGCACTTTCATAGctcatttaattgtaaaaaagataatgtgcAAGAAGGAAAATGTTTATACacgatatagatatatatttatacaccaTTTTGAAAtcgttttataatgtttttatcttagataatatcaaaaacaatCAGACAAAtgtaaactaaatatttatcgtgacTTTTCGAAATACGTAGATATATTTGGAATGATATGAGTCACGTGCGTCGATTGTTGCGTACATGTATGACTAGTGAGAATACACCACGTATCCGGCACACGACGTCGCTTGAACGCGTATCATCTCGATGGCGTCGAGCGCGCAGGCGCGGTGCCAGTGCTTTCGCGTTGCGGTAGTGGCAGCGTGACATAACCTAGCGGTTCTTGCGTTATCCGTTGTCGGTTTACGTAGTTCCACGGAGGTGCGATTGTGCGATCGGAATTTGGTCTCGCACGAAGACGGAATCGCGGTGAACGCGGTTCTCTTGCGTGACTCACACCACCGTCAGCCGCATGTTTATCGTTATGGCCGAGCACGGAATGACGCGATACATATTGGTGCATGTCGATCCGGCCGCACAGTCTGTCTAGTTTCGCGGGCCCAGAGTCTCGCAGGTGAAAAAATTCAACGTAGTTCCTTATCGCTGCGTCGGGCGCACGGGACGTTCGGATCGCGAGCGCGAGGGAGTGTCATCGTCGTCGAGTCGCGGGTGTCCGTAGTCGAGATATATTTACACGGTGCGCAATTACGTGGTTGTGAGTCCGAGTGAGAGAGACTGAAAGAAggatagaaagagaggaagagagagagagagagagagaacgagcgtACGTACCGAGAATCGCGCGAGCGTCGAAAGTAACGAGTCATCTACCGATCCAAGATGGCAGAAGGCCAGCAGGAGGGTGGTCCAAAGAAGATCACCATTAATGTGAAAACGCCGAAGGAGAAGCAAAGTGTGGAGATCGAGGAGAATGCGACGATAAAGGATGTAAGTGCGTTGACGATAAACGTCGTTCTTCCCGATACCATTCGACGGCTATCGCTGCCCTCGTGGCGCATTGCTAAACATCATCAGCTGTCAAATGGATTGGGTTAGTTTGATACTTCATCTCTAATCTattcgcttttttttcttcgacaCGCACCGGCAGTTTAAGGAGGCAGTCTCGAAGAAGTTTAACGCTCAGGCCGATCAGTTATGCCTAATCTTCGCCGGCAAAATCATGAAAGATCACGAGACACTCAGTACGCACAACATCAAGGATGGCCTGGCGGTACATTTGGTGATCAAGGCACCGCGTACCGCATCTACGCAGAATCAGGAGTCAAATTCGACTACGCGACCACAGGGTAATAATTTGGTGAAAGACTGCTCGTATTTATTgagaatattaatcatatttaaattttaaatatgtaaatatgtacatatataaatcgcaCAAAGGAatgtttatgataatattagagatatttgtaaattttttattgtagctGATGTCAGCGCTAGTCCATTTGGTTTGGGAAGTTTAGGTGGACTAATGGGATTAGAGTCTCTTGGTATGGGATCAGCTAATTTCATAGACTTGCAGCAACGTATGCAACgggaattattatcaaatccGGAAACAATGCGTCAAGTGCTTGATAATCCCTTGGTCCAAAGTCTGATGAATGATCCAGAAAACATGCGCAACCTGGTTACTGCAAATCCTCAAATGCAAGAATTGATGCAACGTAATCCAGAAATCAGTCATATGCTAAACAATCCTGAACTTTTACGGTAAGCACAAAACGTGATTGCAAATAATTCAAatccatataattaatttgaatacaaTAGCCaagttacatatatttctattttatctttttgatcATTTGATTTACAAATGTGTACAGCACGCATGTATTAAAGTCTCtactttatatcaaatatctatttcaaataaaaaatttttcaatgtctatattttattaaattgttcaaatttttcttagttttgcacattattcaatttacaatttttttcttttttgtatcttcttttttgtatttgttaatttgtttaattaaattaaatttatttgttgaataaatatttcaaaatttgaatttagatTACGTGCTTTGCAATATTGCACAATATTGCAcatgaaaattgtttattaggCAAACGATGGAATTGGCACGTAACCCATCGATGCTGCAGGAATTGATGCGCTCGCACGATCGAGCTCTATCTAATCTAGAAAGCATACCAGGTGGCTACAGCGCACTACGTCGCATGTACCGCGATATACAGGAACCGATGTTGGCGGCAGCGACGAATGGTCGTAATCCCTTCGCTGCTTTAGTGGAAAACAATTCCTCTAATCAGGATGCGCAGAATCCGCAACAAGGCCAAGAAAATCGGGACCCGCTACCGAATCCGTGGGGTCAGAGCCAGAATGACAGCAGTACAGGTCAACAGCAGGGTCAGAGCAGAGGTCTGCTAGATTCACCGGGAATGCAGAGCCTCACGGCGCAGATGATGGAGAATCCGCAGCTGATGCGAAACATGTTGAACGCTCCGTATACGAGATCTATGTTAGAGGCAATGGCGGCCGATCCGGCGATGGCTAGTCGGGTGATCGCGGCGAATCCTTTTCTCCGCGGCAATCCGCAGATGCAAGAACAGATGCGCGCCATGATGCCCACCTTCATACAACAAATGCAGAATCCGCAGATACAAAGCGTCGTAACCAATCCAGATGCCTTGGCCGCTATCATGCAGATTCAGCAGGGTATGGAGCAGCTGCGCACCGTCGCTCCCGAACTTGtggaaaagtaaattttttcgttCTCACTAATATCACTAATGTCATGAATCAATATGTTGTTGGCGCGTGATTATAAgtgcgcgtgtgtatgtgcatgTTTAGTATGGGCCTCACGGTTCCACCTGCGACTACAACACCGAACACAAGTGGCCCGAACCCCAGTGTACCGACCAGTCAACCATCGGACACCAATCAACAGGACGCGTTTTCTCAGTTTATGGCACGTATggtaagagaaatattattaatatcatttaaaatttatttaatctaatattatattaatacatatttaacttctaggtttataatttaatatattttttttaatatataaggagcatcttgaaataaataactacttttttaaaacaattgatttaattaataaatttatagatacatgtaatgtaatttttttcaatgcaatcaatatttttaatagcaaatgaatataaaatgaaatatgcatataataaaaatatttcttatatagcATTATACTTGTGTCTCAAATCATATTGTATCTATGTGTGCTAGGTTTCTGCAATGGCATTAAATCAAGGTGTAGAAGTTGACGGTCAACCTGTACCTCCACCAGAGGAACGTTACAGAGCACAGCTAGAGCAACTTACGGCTATGGGTTTCCTTAATAGAGATGCTAACTTACAAGGTTAGAGTTAACAcagttctctttctttttaaatttttgtatattttatatatataaatatttataattgatataaacaattatattaaagtgcttttcgttttattaatgcaaagaTCAtggaaagataaataaataatttttttttttatcaatatgatattttatatttaatatagatagattttttatatcatgtttctatatataaaatagttaacttcacgtttttattgtataaattaaataatgttttaatataacattttataatttaatatatagcatattatgcaattcatatttaataatgcaaatatatcatacttttattttttcagcatTAATTGCCACATTTGGAGACATAAACGCAGCAGTTGAGAGACTACTCTCTAATGGACAATTATCCATGAGCTAACCACCAATCTGTAATACTGTTATTCCAATATTACCTTTAATTTTGTCCTTATTTACCTCTTACGATAAATGTGGGAGATATATAAGGTAACTGGCTgtcgaaaattataaacttatatcccttc
It encodes the following:
- the LOC126854457 gene encoding ubiquilin-1, with the translated sequence MAEGQQEGGPKKITINVKTPKEKQSVEIEENATIKDFKEAVSKKFNAQADQLCLIFAGKIMKDHETLSTHNIKDGLAVHLVIKAPRTASTQNQESNSTTRPQADVSASPFGLGSLGGLMGLESLGMGSANFIDLQQRMQRELLSNPETMRQVLDNPLVQSLMNDPENMRNLVTANPQMQELMQRNPEISHMLNNPELLRQTMELARNPSMLQELMRSHDRALSNLESIPGGYSALRRMYRDIQEPMLAAATNGRNPFAALVENNSSNQDAQNPQQGQENRDPLPNPWGQSQNDSSTGQQQGQSRGLLDSPGMQSLTAQMMENPQLMRNMLNAPYTRSMLEAMAADPAMASRVIAANPFLRGNPQMQEQMRAMMPTFIQQMQNPQIQSVVTNPDALAAIMQIQQGMEQLRTVAPELVENMGLTVPPATTTPNTSGPNPSVPTSQPSDTNQQDAFSQFMARMVSAMALNQGVEVDGQPVPPPEERYRAQLEQLTAMGFLNRDANLQALIATFGDINAAVERLLSNGQLSMS
- the LOC126854446 gene encoding nonsense-mediated mRNA decay factor SMG5; translation: MRKLCNATVEARTTDCLEVTRRLHKSVTEIVKKLDEQKNRALTVSDIFVPSGEVLRVKLKDYCERLILKDPVGNVHKIEELLWRKAFYDVVYTAKKIRKGNIWNDSEKALLSVHLAVGVGYYHHLILRLQIEYDLDLVGVVDFAFIQNESVSSYARTKTGQFKTHTKEVKQCVMRLIHRSLVCLGDLTRYKLELDSNWDPMIANRYYKMAIAIDPNIGMPYNQLGTIAGSKNYGLDAVYHYMKSVLCPESFEGAEGNLKRTIITQSLCTDENNSVHHCVTRLFSLLRLWDYENPNSDRINQECQDLLNDIEKCLTMEQIEPNNANCLENMDSIETYLQHCKNRPTLYLTDDMVFKIVTICLMSISRLKSKESSEVQGVVAITLAILSQLLEFIITRLQNIVIDMAVPDTEAIAKADMYSTKLKNAQGSQESFKQKNNRDYTEGEDSALSNDNNVLNLDETNKAKLSDNNEIANKGPKKIRDKSKSLLSKLRRRKRRTSSDSDASDIEQSTLASSSDEINSDVSETEGDDALSEENAILSDDNTDDEEPSPANNIQNAENMTQKEMNGHVSDIANKTDNCDGGDHLVNGKQHTTDQQTDSKTISDKDSVTNSSSVVTITTNASSSSTFEDNNRLCGVNNVVCYTAQLKKRSLKPDDILNILIDKEMLMSIKVCCDWLRSNPDIVRICAKRTLLKRFTILLNLINMDTEALVRKTDDFTILSNMEKLKEYVKTVPLPEDIDLRGLNLLEDAHKSLDWQILRKYKMNKREETLLRALKLIEFGHHLSSVENSGVQYDQTERLFVATDPCPSNASKVIGLDEKNFGPEHSKGKLMRHMGKLWLKAEVRALESQLRSRLMSPYLVPDHEALAKHTPALKRLVYAKKFIVVIPAVVVSALDEVKRVSAQAREATRWLETQLRRGSRFLRAQRPHERLALPLIKGPKPKDKEAWLFFQIIECCHYLTQQAKVGFTSDGETPVVTLLTGCNLDDRKALTFSPDGLAKSAGVNLEHIESFQTKWKSSVKSHG